From Zea mays cultivar B73 chromosome 3, Zm-B73-REFERENCE-NAM-5.0, whole genome shotgun sequence:
TATGCCTATTATAGATGAATTTATGGATGAGTTAGCAGGAGCCAATGTGTTCTCTAAACTGGATATGGTTGTTGGTTTTCATCAGATAAGGATGGTAGACCAAGATGAAATGAAGACAACATTTAAGACTCACCATGGACACTTCCAATTTAGAGTTATGCCATTTGGTCTCACAAATGCACCGGCTATATTTCAATGTTTGATGAATGCAGTATTTCAGCAACTCATGAGGAAGTGTGTCTTGATCTTTATGGATGATATATTGGTGTATAGTCCTTCACTAGAGACACATGTTGTTCATCTCCAACAAGTTTTTCAAGTATTGGAAACACATCAGTTGTATGCAAAAAGGAGCAAATGTGCTTTTGCTATCACTCAAATAGAATACTTAGGGCATATTATTTTAGACAAAGGGGTATCAACTGACCCTGCTAAGACAGAATCAATGAGAAGGTGGCCTACTCCAAAGTCACACACGAAACTTAGGGGATTTTTGGGACTCACATGCTATTACAGGAAGTTTGTCAAGGGGTATGGGATACTGGCAAAACTTCTGACAGTACTACTGCAACAAAAATAGTTTGGATGGCCATCATCAGCACAAACTGCCTTTGAGGCTTTGAAGGCTGCTATGATTACCACTCATGTTCTTGCCTTACCTAATTTCAGTGAGACATTTGTCATTGAAACTGACGCTTGTGACACTGGCATTGGAGCAGTGTTGTCACAAAAGGGGAATCCTGTGGCTTTTTATAGTAAAGCTTTAGGAGCAAAAACAGCCAACTGTCAACTTATGAGAAGGAATGTCTTGCAATATTAATGGCAGTAGAGAAGTGGAGATGTTATTTGAGTAGAGGACCTTTTGTGATTCGGACTGATCACATAAATCTGTGTCACATTCAGGATCAGACTTTGGCAACTGATATGCAAAAGAAAGCAATGACCAAATTGGCTGGACTACAATTTTCAGTACAATATAAAAAGGGGACAAAAAATAAAGCAGCGGATGCCCTTTCTAGAGTGGCCAATAATATGGTGTCTACCATTTCTGCAACTACTCATGTGTGACTTCAGGAGATAACAAATTCTTATGAGTTGGATACTTATGCCCAAAGTTTATTGGCGGAATTGGTTGTCTCTAGTCCAAATGAGCAAGGGTTTGAATTGAAGAATGGGCTGATTTACAAGAATAACAGGCTTGTAGTGGTTAAAGTGGGATCTGCTGCCTACAAGCTGTTGTTGCCTGAATCTGCTAATATACATCCagtgtttcatgtgtctcaactcaAGACACATGTTCCAGATTATACTCCGGTGTTTACTGAGTTGTCACCGACAGTTTTTCCTGAAAATGTGACTCCCAATCCAAAAAGGATTTTGGATAGGAGGTTGGTAAAGAAAGGATCAACGACAATTACTCAAATTTTGATCAAATGGGAGGGAATTCCAGTTGAGATGGTTTCCTGGGAAGATTATACATTGCTGCAATCCAGATTCCCTAATTCGTCCATCTCGGGACCAACTGGTGCTTCTGGAGGGGGCACTGTCACATCGGTGCTGCATCAGGATCACGCAAACATCGCCGCTGATGACAGAGGAGGCGGTAGGAGAGGTTTACTGACAAGGTTTGTTTTTAGTGGATACCATTGGGCCGGATTTGGCCTTGTAAACTCAGTTGTTAGACTTCGTTAATCTCTGGTATTAGGTCGTAATGTGGTCGTGTATTCGCGGGCGAGTTGGCCACGCGTATAAGAGGCAAATGTCTGAACTGAAGAAGGCATCGAAGAACAGAAACCAAATATCCATACCTCTATCTACTTCTCTTTGCCTATGTTCTTTTcccttcttctctcttctctccgGTGATTGCTGGTGATAATCCATCGGATATCACAGAAAACCAGTGCCCATCATAACCAGTTATGAGTGTAATTTTCACGAAAACGTCAATCCTAGAGCCGGTAAAAAGAAGTTCCTATGCGGTTGCGTTTAAATCTGtacagggagaaagctgcttctttATAATTGGGCCTATATACGTTTCAGTTCCGTACCAGCCCAGCCTGTCTGCTCTAGACGCCGCCCCTAGCGCCGTCGTGACGGCCTCTTGGCGCACGCCTCGTTGGACGGTCCGATGTGACTAGACATGGCACTGGTTTCTGAAACTTGAATACATGACGAATTTTATCCGATATAAGCTAGTTTGGGATCCACATTTTACTAAGGGTTTTTCATTTTCCAaaaggaaattagtttattttctcttGAAAGAATAAAAATCACTTGGAAAAATGGAATTCTCAAACTAGTAATAAAGATAAATATGAGATGATTTCTTTATCCATGGATATGTTAATGGATGAGAACCTCTACCCGTCGGGTAGACAAGTACGTGTATGGGTAAGTACTACCCATACTCGTATATCCATAGGTAAAATATACTCGCATCATATTGCTATTTACCATGTAATTAAAGTTGTCTTACCTAAAAAAAATACTTCTCCTGTTAAGCTACGTAAACATATGTTTTATTATATTTTAAGTTAAACTTATTTTTTATGGGTTTGTTTGTCATTTTCGGTGATTTGCACACTTTTGACTATCAATCTATTTAAATTTGTGTACTTAGTTTTGATGATGTCCTCATTTTTATTCTTATTTGTGTTTTTTCTCAGTTTTTTTATTCTGCTCTATAGCACTAGAAAGACAAAATCGAATAAAAAAATACGGCTAAAGGTAAAAATCAGGACACGAGCAAAACTGAGGGCATCAGCTTACAAATCCAAAAATTCGTGGCGCTAAGAATGGTGGGTGAAAAATAAGGGATGAAAACCATGGCTGGACGTCGAATAGAGGAACGGACGGTTGCGATGGGTATCGTGCGTCGGTGCATAGACGATGGGGTGGTGCcgtggtggtggttgtggtgaTGCCTTTTCCCCACGAGGGCCCACGGAGGCAGTGGCTTGGCGCGCGCGGCGGCGACGGGCACGCTCCCTCGCTTCCCTGTCCCTGCTCACCTCTGAACCCAATCTAACCGCCGTCCGCCACCTTCGCGCGCGAAAACTCCCCCCCTCCCattcgcgccgccgccgccgaccacCACCCATCCCGGCGACAAGGGCTCCCCATCCGGCTGATCCGTCAGGAACCTAATCTTCTCGGCGCGAGAAACGCCGGGCGGGGAACAAAGGACAGGACCCCATTCCGGTGCGGCGGGACCAATGGGCTCCGGCGAATAGCTCGAGCACCTCGAGCTCGCCGGAAACAACCGAGGCGGCGCGGCGTCTGTTCTCCCCGGCGTGATGGCGATGCAGGGGACAGGCAACGGATCTCCAAGCCGACCCAACATTTCCGTGCCCGGTCGTTGAACGCAGCGGTGGTCCCGTCTCGTCCTCCAAGGCATTGGGAACCTGAGAGGCAGAGGCTCGGCCAGCGACGGTGGGTAGCGAACTGGCGCCTGGTTCCCGGGTTGCTATTCTCCGGGAGGAGGCGCTCCCGTTGCCATGGGTGCGCGGCGGCGGCTTCGCCAGGGCTCTGGACGGCTCCAGCTGCTGTTTTCCTTCCTCGTGCTGCTGCTCCAGGCACAGGCCAGCGTCGGCGCGGCTTCGATCAACGGTGAAGGTAATAACGTCCTGTTTTGCAGAGGGCAGTCTGCTTATGGGACATGGCATTGGTGGCGCGGTCGTGTTCGGTGGATTCGGTTTTTGTGATTTGTGACGGTCGAGTCCTGTTTGTGTAACTGTATGTTAGGATTGGCGTTGCTGGAACTGAAGGTGAGGGTGGAAGCTGATCCCCATGGCGTATTCCAGGATTGGGACCCCATGGACAGCAGCCCATGCAGCTGGTCTGGCGTGCGATGCTTTGACGATAAAGTAGAGATTCTGTAAGTGTGGTTTTCATTTATTTCCATCCAGATTGATGCCATGAACAGCCTCCTGATGATTCTTGAAGTTCCATTTTAATAGCTCGCTAATGATCTCTTGATGATTTTTGAACTTCCGTTTCTAATAGTTTGCTACCTCTGTCCATTAAGAGGACAACAGAGGAAGGAATTGAAAGAACCAATTTATGTTGTTCCTTTCTTGTAGTTAGCATGAACTTTTTACAGAGCTGCTGTGCCGATTTGATTTGCTGCTATTGTTTATTTGTGTCTTCACGTTTTACACAAATCATGCACATTGGATTCTTATTTCTTTTCTCATGCACAGGAACTTAACAGGCCGGCAATTGGCTGGAACTCTCGCACCCGAGATCGGGAGCCTCCGAGGTCTAAAATCCCTGTGAGCTGGCTCTTCTACACCCATctccacattcaagtcatttctTAGCTCTCGTGCAATGTACTATGTACCGCAAATCCTCGTTGTGGGATGATATTTTTCTTACTCCTTATGCTGTCTAGTTTACTTCCAAAGAACAACTTCCGCGGGCAAATCCCCAGAGAATTTGGAGGGCTGTCTGCTCTAGAAGTGCTAGATCTGAGCAGCAACAACCTGGATGGAACAGTTCCAGAAGAACTATGGGCTATGCCACTGCTCAAACAACTGTAAGACTTCTTATGCCCCCTGTTATCCTGTTCATTCCTTGGTATAATGAAGGGCTCTTATGTCTCAGATCCCTTCATGATAATCAGCTCCAAGAAGGCGTCCAAGCAATAGCTGATGATCAGGCAGGATGCTTGAGCAGAAAACTAGGGTGCTGGTGAGGGAATATACTTGGTGTTACTTCTGTCTGCGCTCCATTTTAGCTTCCAGCATTTTCCAGTCTTAAATATTTCACCTCTTGTAAAGGTCTTTGCTGTACAAGTGGGACTTTAAGGATTGGATCTCTCTCGGTGGTCTCCGAGAGAAAGATAACACCAATGTACCAAGTAATTTTGCATTTTTCACGCAGCAAAATCAGCACTTGTGCTTTCATGTTATATACGCTGCATTTAACATCATCCTTGTACATCTTTCAGATTTCAGTGAGGCAGACGTAATGCATAATTTGCAGTCATTTGCAAGTGTCATGCGCCGCAGGCTTCTTAGTGAAAATGACAACCTGGCTGCTCTTTTGGGAAATGATGACAAATCTTCTGATCTGCAAAACCTAAAAGAAATTCAGAGATCTGTTGACGTGAATTCTGTAGGAAGTGGCTCGTTCTCTGCATTTCCGGGAATATATGGCCAAGCTCTGGCACCTTTGCTTCCTGAAGATATTGATGCTACCACAGTTCAGCAGCTGTCTACAGATGTGACCCAGACCACTAATGTAGAGATGTCTGGTACAACGTACAGCAAGTGGGCATATATTATCACAATTCCTGCTGCAATATTGCTCATTAGTCTCATAGTTCTGATTTTGGTTTTGCGGAAGCGAGGGCGTGCACCAGTAGCCCCTTGGAAAACAGGGCTAAGTGGCCCTATTCAGAAGGCCCTCGTAACAGGTGAAAATTTGTTATTAGTCTATTTAATTTTACACCTGGGGAGTGAATGCTTGAAAAGATTGACATTCTGCGTTGGCAATTATACAGAGATCACTAGTCTGTTCTACTTTTGTGAGGCTTTAGTCATTGAGGCTCCCAGGTTTTCTTTGTGGGTTCAGATATGGCCAGTTCGGGAGCTCTATTTGTGTTTCGAGCTACACTTTTATATCCCCAGTTCCTTACCTCTCATAACTACGTCTGAGCATCCAATCCAGGTGCCTCAATGCGTTTTCTGTTTCTTGTGTCCAGGTGCCCAAAAACTGAACAGAGCTGAACTCGAAGTTGCCTGTGAAgattttagcaacatcatcaataCTTTTCCTACCTGTACTGTATTCAAGGGCATATTGTCAAGCGGGGTTGAGATTGGTGTTGTCTCCACTACCATATCGTCGAGCAAAGACTGGTCCAGGAGTGCGGAATCATGCTTCAAGAAAAAGGTTTGTGTCTAGCAACATCTTGTTCTCTACCCAAACTACCTGAGAATAAAAATATCCTTCAATACTAATTCATCGTCGATAATCCTCCCCTCCGTGTAGATAGATAGACTGTCAAGGGTCAACCACAAGAACTTCATCAACCTCCTTGGCTATTGCCTAGAAAATGAGCCTTTCACGAGAATGATGGTGTTTGAGTTCGCTCCACATGGTAGTCTCTCACAGCACCTTCACGGTAAGTGATTTTGCTTGCACATAAACCTCCTAACTCATATGCATATGTGTTCGTCTGCAAGTTGAATGCACCGGTTTTTGCAGTCAAAGAGTTTGAGCATCTGGACTGGGCTGCGAGGATGAGGGTCATCATGGGCGTCGCATACTGCCTTCAATACATGCACCATGAGCTCAGTCCACCTATGGCGATCCACGACGTGCGGTCTGACACAACCTTCATTTCAGATGATTATGCTGCCAAGGTACAGCTTGAGCTAGCTATGCTACTTTCAGTAACAATACTGTCATAAATTTCCAGAGAAGGAACGTGCATGGATATTTTGCTCAATTAACCTGTGTACGGCTGTTTCCTTGAGCTAATTACAGACGGTTGCTTGAGCGAACTTAGTGTAATGTGTTCTACTGGCGCAGATTGCAGATGTTGGTGTATGGAACGAGCTTGCTGCCAAAGCGAAGGCTGGAAAGGAGGACGGCAGCAGCCGTGCTGAAGCTCCTCCGGATCTCCCAAGCAACGCCTACTGCTTCGGCGCGCTCATGATCGAGACCATATCCGGGAGGGTTCCTGACCCGTATGATCACAAACCCATATGCAGCTGGGTACGAAATCTCCAGTCTCAGCTCCTCGAAATGTGCTTGTGCAGGGTTGCACCTCtgaagctctctctctctctcttcgccACAGGCTTCTGAGCATCTGAAAGACAAGAACTACGGCAAGCTCGTGGACGCGTCGCTGAAGGAGCACAAGGAAAGCGAGCTGGAGGCCGTCTGCGAGGTGATCCAAGAGTGCATCGACCCTGACCCGACGCGGCGGCCGTCGATGAGAGACGTCGTGGGCAAGCTGCGAGACGCTCTCGGCATCTCGCCCGAGGCGGCGGCGCCGCGGCTGTCGCCGCTCTGGTGGGCGGAGCTGGAGCTGCTGTCGGTGAAGTCAACCTAGTGTGGAGAACGCTGTGTATACTGATACTGTACCAACATGTTCCAACGCTCCTCTAGCTGAGCTCTAACAGGATTCGTATAGGGGCTTCAATTCGTGCTGCTGATGCTACCGACATTTGTACTGGCCGTAAGCGGTCGTAATTtatgcagagagagagagagagagagagagagacgttgTGAAAAAATGCGATTGATGATGTAACTCATGTACATGCTGATCTTTATCAAGGAGGGGAAATACAGTGACTTGTATAAATATCTGTAATCCCAAACTCGTGTGACTGTATAGAAATAAAACAAATAGCTGGCGTTCCCAGTTGCCACTCACTTACCATCAGTGTTTCCTCTGCGTGCGATGGTAGCTCAAGTTGAGCCATATGTTCAGTTCGGCCCATATGGTGCTGGCAACTGGCAAGAATCTGGTCCGTCGCTCGCCCGCCCGCTTCTGAAGCGAGCACATCGTCGCTCTGCACATCGGCGCCGAGGGGTCAGGAGACGCCCAGGCCCCTGTTCCGGTCAATGCCAGGAGACGTACTGTATAGTGTTTTTTTTTGTCTTGGTCATTCACATCACGGAATAATAAATGGTCCGTAGCTTTGCCTGCCCGGCCGGCGGCCGCTCCGCTCGCGACCAGTGCAAGTACTCCCGGACGGCAGCGGCGGTGCGGTTTGCAGGTTGCAGCAAGCAAACCCAGAGGCGGCAGGAGAAAAAGAATGCCGCCGCTCCTGCAGGCCTTGCCTGCACAGCACCGCACTGTACCGGAAGCAGAGCAGTCAAAGGCTACTCGCCGGCCGGTCATGGCGTAGCCCGTgtagcagcagcaggaggagCTGCCGGGCGAGCTGTGCTGCTGTCTGTTCCACTTGCCTACTGCCCGCTGGGGGTTATAATGCGATGGATTGGTGGATGCTGTTTGTGGCTGGCACTGTGGCAACGCAACGGAGGGAGGAGGCGGCAGCGGCTCCGGGTCTCCCGGAAGGTCCGGGCTTTTTTTACGCGGAAAAAAATTTGCTGCAGCCCCTCACAAAAAAGAGGATATGCTTCATCTGTAGACCAATAATACAACTAAAACGTTATCTAGTAGACATGCAGGTAAAGTTTATCCTCCTTTTTTGTGAGGAGCTGCAACAAATTTGTTTCTGCATGGGAGGCCGGGATTTTGTTTAGCGAGTACCAGCGCGACGCTTTTCCAACGTGCATGGCGTTTTGGGCGTAGCTTGGGACTGGAAAGTGGGAAATGAACTTACAACCATACGTAGTAAAGATAATGCATAGCAAATGTAAGTATAATATACTTACAATAGAGCAGGCGGAGATGTCCCCAAACCAAGTTTGACTGCATGATTGAGGCCGCCGGAAGCGGATTTGGCTGCCAGCGCGGAGCAGTGACAGACAAGAAATATATAGCCGGGTTTATACCTCCAACCACGTCGGCGTCCAATCCAACCCCAGCAGCCACACTACAGCTTTGACCGACCGACCACACCACACCATCCAGTCCTCCAGATCCATGCAGGTACACAGCAACAGCGCCGGAGATGCAACGCAACGCTGCTACACTACAGATCGGCCGGCACATGCTACGTGACAGGGGGGCGGCGAAACGTGTGACCAACCAAACTACGTTCGGTGCTACGCTGCTGCTCGTGCTCCGTTCCCCTGCGTCTCACGCCTTAATCCTCGTCTAGCCCTTAGAGGATGGAGATGGGAAAGATTCTCCATCACGCCTTTTTTTGTTTTCAAGATGTGTAACGTAACGCTGCTAGAGCAGCCAAGATAAGATCCACAAGCAGTTCATTACTCCCGCGGTTTAGCACCTCCTGATTACCAAAACCAGGCTCTCCGAATCCGAAATCGTGCGCGGAGACAGGAAACGGCTCACCGTCGCTGCCAAAGTAGAATCCGTCTCCGATAATAAAACACGGCAGTCAGCGGCACACTTATCGCaaagccagccagccagccagccagcagCGGCTGTCCCAAGCTGTCCAAAGCCAAGCCAAGCGCGGCGCGGCGGCAGTCCTCTCCTCGCAGTCGCAGCAGGGCCGAGCCGACCGGTCAAAAGCACTGCTGCCCCACCCCAACCCACCACCATCCCCGTTCCCCAACCCCCAAAGCCGAGAGCCATCCCGCCCGCAGCCGCAACCAGGCAAGCAAGCGGGAGCCGCCAACTCGTGCCTCTCGGCAGCGGCGTCTGAACTCTGAACCGACCGACCGACCGACCGTTCCGTTCCGTTCACCCCACCATGGAGGCGCCGCCGGGACCGGGGCCCATGGAGCTGGACGCCCCacctcccgccgccgccgccgcggcgatTCCTCCCGCCGGCAGCGACAAGGTGAGCGGGTGGCCCAGATCTGGGTCTGGCGGTGGCGGGCGCGGCCTGGCGCCGCCCGATCTGCTGCTTCCTGCGGGCTGCGCCTGCGGGGTGATGCATGTTGTGCTAATGGCGCCCTTTCACCTTTCCGTGTTTGCCGCAGCACAAGGACGGGGAAGGGGGAGACGCTGTGACGGGCCATATCATCTCCACCACCATCGGCGGGAAGAACGGCGAGCCCAAGCGGGTAAGCTACCACTTCTCTCGCTGTCTGTCCTGCCTCTGCCTGTCGTGCCGTTGCGTGCGTCAATGCTGCTGCGCGCGGCTATTGCGCTTCAACTGGTTCCGATTGTG
This genomic window contains:
- the LOC100527941 gene encoding receptor-like protein kinase precursor; the encoded protein is MGARRRLRQGSGRLQLLFSFLVLLLQAQASVGAASINGEGLALLELKVRVEADPHGVFQDWDPMDSSPCSWSGVRCFDDKVEILNLTGRQLAGTLAPEIGSLRGLKSLLLPKNNFRGQIPREFGGLSALEVLDLSSNNLDGTVPEELWAMPLLKQLSLHDNQLQEGVQAIADDQAGCLSRKLGCWSLLYKWDFKDWISLGGLREKDNTNVPNFSEADVMHNLQSFASVMRRRLLSENDNLAALLGNDDKSSDLQNLKEIQRSVDVNSVGSGSFSAFPGIYGQALAPLLPEDIDATTVQQLSTDVTQTTNVEMSGTTYSKWAYIITIPAAILLISLIVLILVLRKRGRAPVAPWKTGLSGPIQKALVTGAQKLNRAELEVACEDFSNIINTFPTCTVFKGILSSGVEIGVVSTTISSSKDWSRSAESCFKKKIDRLSRVNHKNFINLLGYCLENEPFTRMMVFEFAPHGSLSQHLHVKEFEHLDWAARMRVIMGVAYCLQYMHHELSPPMAIHDVRSDTTFISDDYAAKIADVGVWNELAAKAKAGKEDGSSRAEAPPDLPSNAYCFGALMIETISGRVPDPYDHKPICSWASEHLKDKNYGKLVDASLKEHKESELEAVCEVIQECIDPDPTRRPSMRDVVGKLRDALGISPEAAAPRLSPLWWAELELLSVKST